From a region of the Etheostoma cragini isolate CJK2018 chromosome 22, CSU_Ecrag_1.0, whole genome shotgun sequence genome:
- the LOC117938013 gene encoding immune-associated nucleotide-binding protein 12-like isoform X1, whose translation MASFNGPDWRIGMSGKTVVSKSASGNTILEERRFKSRFSSESVTETCETGVTRWGNRGISVVDTPGILDTQKSPEVIQREIMRRVEVSRPDPDLQRLMQRCGNRFQVFDDPSDDRGQVVGLAKKIDDMVAANTDAMFQEVKGTQEMSLRRSSAARDEQYGYSYSYSSHSSYSSHHTFPLHSFNDKVISK comes from the exons ATGGCTTCATTTAATG GTCCTGATTGGAGAATTGGGATGAGTGGAAAAACTGTTGTTAGCAAGAGTGCTTCTGGAAACACCATTCTGGAAGAGAGACGGTTCAAATCCCGTTTCAGTTCAGAGTCAGTGACTGAGACCTGTGAGACAGGCGTGACACGCTGGGGTAACAGAGGGATCAGTGTGGTAGACACACCAGGGATCCTGGACACTCAGAAGTCACCAGAAGTCATCCAAAGAGAAATAATGAGACGTGTGGAAGTCTCACGGCCTGATCCAGACCTTCAACGACTCATGCAGCGCTGTGGTAACAGGTTCCAAGTCTTTGACGACCCCAGTGATGACAGAGGTCAAGTGGTGGGGCTGGCTAAGAAGATCGATGACATGGTTGCTGCAAACACAGATGCAATGTTTCAAGAAGTGAAGGGAACACAAGAAATGTCATTGAGAAGGTCAAGTGCTGCCAGGGATGAACAATATggatattcatattcatattcttCACATTCTTCATATTCTTCACA TCATACGTTTCCACTACATTCTTTCAACGATAAAGTGATTAGTAAATAA
- the LOC117938013 gene encoding GTPase IMAP family member 2-like isoform X2 has protein sequence MASFNGPDWRIGMSGKTVVSKSASGNTILEERRFKSRFSSESVTETCETGVTRWGNRGISVVDTPGILDTQKSPEVIQREIMRRVEVSRPDPDLQRLMQRCGNRFQVFDDPSDDRGQVVGLAKKIDDMVAANTDAMFQEVKGTQEMSLRRSSAARDEQYGYSYSYSSHSCNASYVSTTFFQR, from the exons ATGGCTTCATTTAATG GTCCTGATTGGAGAATTGGGATGAGTGGAAAAACTGTTGTTAGCAAGAGTGCTTCTGGAAACACCATTCTGGAAGAGAGACGGTTCAAATCCCGTTTCAGTTCAGAGTCAGTGACTGAGACCTGTGAGACAGGCGTGACACGCTGGGGTAACAGAGGGATCAGTGTGGTAGACACACCAGGGATCCTGGACACTCAGAAGTCACCAGAAGTCATCCAAAGAGAAATAATGAGACGTGTGGAAGTCTCACGGCCTGATCCAGACCTTCAACGACTCATGCAGCGCTGTGGTAACAGGTTCCAAGTCTTTGACGACCCCAGTGATGACAGAGGTCAAGTGGTGGGGCTGGCTAAGAAGATCGATGACATGGTTGCTGCAAACACAGATGCAATGTTTCAAGAAGTGAAGGGAACACAAGAAATGTCATTGAGAAGGTCAAGTGCTGCCAGGGATGAACAATATggatattcatattcatattcttCACATTC TTGCAACGCCTCATACGTTTCCACTACATTCTTTCAACGATAA